A DNA window from Pseudomonas wuhanensis contains the following coding sequences:
- a CDS encoding c-type cytochrome — MKVYRHAAILAALLLICATVVAAPDAKRQAQLEHLLAQDCGACHGLHMTGGLGPDLTRATLAGKSRDSLIATVSQGRPGTAMPGWAPLLSPDDIRWLVDLLLQGYPAP, encoded by the coding sequence ATGAAGGTTTATCGACACGCTGCGATTCTGGCGGCCCTCCTCCTCATTTGCGCAACCGTGGTTGCCGCGCCCGACGCCAAGCGTCAGGCACAACTCGAACACCTGCTGGCCCAGGACTGCGGCGCCTGTCATGGGCTGCACATGACCGGCGGGCTGGGTCCCGACCTGACCCGCGCAACGCTGGCGGGCAAATCCAGGGACAGCCTGATAGCCACCGTCAGCCAAGGCCGGCCCGGCACCGCGATGCCCGGTTGGGCCCCGCTGCTCAGCCCGGATGACATCCGTTGGCTGGTCGATCTTCTTCTCCAGGGATACCCCGCACCATGA
- a CDS encoding c-type cytochrome — MKNTLLSLFALTAALSVQPAMAQDGQELFKSKPCAACHSIDTKLVGPALKDVAAKNAGVAGAVDTLASHIKNGTQGNWGPMPMPANPVTDEEAKTLATWVLSLK; from the coding sequence ATGAAAAATACTCTGCTTTCACTGTTCGCCCTGACCGCTGCGCTGAGTGTGCAGCCGGCCATGGCCCAAGACGGCCAGGAGCTGTTCAAGAGCAAACCGTGCGCCGCCTGCCATTCCATCGACACCAAGCTGGTCGGCCCGGCGCTCAAGGATGTCGCGGCCAAGAATGCTGGCGTGGCCGGGGCCGTGGACACCCTGGCCAGCCACATCAAGAACGGCACGCAAGGCAACTGGGGCCCGATGCCAATGCCGGCCAACCCAGTGACGGATGAAGAAGCGAAGACACTTGCAACCTGGGTCCTGAGTCTCAAATAG
- a CDS encoding cytochrome D1 domain-containing protein — protein MLISNRKTFALTVATLCSALTLAVTHAARADEPAAVAASPLMVKSAGAPDMSQAEFDSSKEIYFQRCAGCHGVLRKGATGKPLTPDITQSRGQPFLEALITYGSPAGMPNWGTSNALTKDQITSMAKFIQHAPPTPPEWGMAETLKTWKVLVKPEDRPKKQLSKLNLPNLFSVTLRDDGKIALIDGDSKKIVKLIETGYAVHISRISASGRYLLVIGRDARIDMIDLWPVEPTKVAEVKVGIEARSVETSKFKGYEDKYTVAGSYWPPQFTIMDGETLEPKQIVSTRGMTVDKQEYHPEPRVAAIIASHEWPEFIVNVKETGKVMLVNYQDIKNLTITYIDASPFLHDGGWDSTHRYFMTAANNSNKVAVIDSKDRKLAALVEVGKTPHPGRGANFNHPTYGPVWATSHLGDDGISLIGTDPVKHPQYAWKQVASLKGQGGGSLFIKTHPDSRHLYVDTTLNPDAKLSQSVAVFNIDKLDAGYTVLPIAEYAGIKQGAMRVVQPEYNKAGDEVWFSVWSGQSEESALVVIDDKTLKLKSVIKDKRLITPTGKFNVYNTQHDIY, from the coding sequence ATGCTGATCAGCAATAGAAAAACGTTTGCTCTGACTGTCGCCACATTGTGTTCGGCGCTGACCCTTGCGGTGACTCATGCGGCCAGAGCCGACGAGCCCGCTGCCGTTGCGGCCAGCCCGCTGATGGTCAAATCCGCCGGAGCGCCCGACATGAGTCAGGCCGAGTTCGACTCATCCAAGGAAATTTACTTCCAGCGCTGCGCCGGCTGCCACGGCGTTCTGCGCAAAGGCGCCACCGGCAAACCACTGACACCGGACATCACCCAGTCCCGCGGGCAACCGTTTCTGGAGGCGTTGATTACCTACGGCTCACCGGCGGGCATGCCGAACTGGGGAACGTCGAATGCGCTGACCAAGGATCAGATCACGTCAATGGCCAAATTCATTCAGCACGCGCCGCCGACGCCACCGGAATGGGGCATGGCCGAGACGCTGAAAACCTGGAAAGTGCTGGTCAAGCCTGAGGATCGTCCGAAGAAGCAACTGAGCAAACTCAACCTGCCCAACCTGTTTTCGGTGACGTTGCGCGATGACGGCAAGATTGCCCTGATCGACGGTGACAGCAAGAAAATCGTCAAGCTGATCGAGACCGGTTACGCGGTGCACATCTCGCGCATTTCTGCCTCCGGTCGCTACCTGCTGGTGATTGGTCGAGACGCGCGGATCGACATGATCGACCTGTGGCCGGTGGAGCCGACCAAGGTCGCCGAAGTCAAAGTGGGTATCGAGGCGCGTTCGGTGGAGACCTCCAAGTTCAAGGGCTACGAAGACAAATACACCGTCGCCGGCTCCTATTGGCCGCCGCAATTCACCATCATGGATGGCGAAACCCTGGAGCCCAAACAGATCGTCTCGACCCGCGGCATGACCGTCGACAAGCAGGAATATCATCCAGAACCCCGGGTCGCGGCGATCATCGCCTCCCACGAATGGCCGGAGTTCATCGTCAACGTCAAGGAAACCGGCAAGGTCATGCTGGTCAATTACCAGGACATCAAGAACCTCACCATCACTTACATCGATGCCTCGCCCTTCCTGCATGACGGCGGTTGGGACAGCACCCACCGCTACTTCATGACCGCCGCCAACAACTCCAACAAAGTCGCCGTGATCGACTCCAAAGATCGCAAGTTGGCAGCTTTGGTGGAGGTCGGTAAAACCCCTCACCCGGGGCGCGGCGCCAACTTCAACCACCCGACCTACGGCCCGGTCTGGGCCACCAGCCACCTCGGTGATGACGGCATTTCCTTGATCGGCACCGACCCGGTCAAACATCCGCAATACGCCTGGAAACAGGTCGCCTCACTCAAGGGCCAGGGCGGCGGATCGCTGTTTATCAAAACCCACCCTGACTCCCGTCACCTGTATGTCGACACCACCCTCAACCCGGACGCCAAGCTGAGCCAGTCGGTGGCGGTGTTCAACATCGACAAACTCGACGCCGGCTACACCGTGCTGCCCATCGCCGAGTACGCCGGCATCAAGCAAGGCGCGATGCGGGTGGTACAGCCGGAATACAACAAGGCAGGCGATGAGGTCTGGTTCTCCGTGTGGAGCGGTCAGTCAGAGGAGTCAGCGCTGGTGGTGATCGACGACAAAACGCTGAAGCTCAAATCAGTCATCAAGGACAAGCGACTGATCACCCCCACCGGAAAATTCAACGTCTACAACACCCAACACGACATCTATTGA
- a CDS encoding CbbQ/NirQ/NorQ/GpvN family protein, translated as MDRIQSCEPFYQPLNNEEALFEQAWRHGMPVLIKGPTGCGKTRFVQHMAHRLKLPLYTVACHDDLSAADLIGRHLIGAQGTWWQDGPLTRAVREGGICYLDEVVEARQDTVVVLHPLADDRRELFLERTGEVLQAPPSFMLVVSYNPGYQNLLKGMKPSTRQRFVAMRFGYPPVADEECIVAREAQVDTALAAQVVRLGQALRRLDQHDLEEVASTRLLIFTARMIRSGMSPREACMACLAEPLSDDPLTVAALMDVVDVHFG; from the coding sequence ATGGACCGAATCCAGTCTTGCGAACCCTTCTATCAACCGCTCAATAATGAGGAGGCGCTGTTCGAGCAAGCCTGGCGACACGGCATGCCGGTGCTGATCAAAGGTCCGACGGGGTGCGGCAAGACCCGTTTCGTCCAGCACATGGCCCATCGGTTGAAACTGCCGCTGTACACCGTGGCCTGCCATGACGATCTGAGCGCCGCCGACCTGATCGGCCGTCATTTGATCGGTGCCCAAGGCACCTGGTGGCAGGACGGGCCACTGACCCGCGCGGTACGTGAAGGCGGTATTTGTTATCTGGACGAAGTGGTCGAAGCGCGCCAGGACACCGTGGTGGTGTTGCATCCGCTGGCTGATGATCGTCGCGAGTTGTTCCTGGAACGCACCGGCGAAGTACTGCAGGCGCCGCCATCATTCATGCTGGTGGTGTCATACAACCCCGGCTACCAGAACCTGCTCAAAGGCATGAAACCCAGCACTCGACAACGCTTCGTGGCGATGCGTTTCGGCTATCCGCCGGTGGCCGATGAAGAGTGCATTGTCGCCAGGGAAGCGCAGGTAGACACCGCGCTGGCGGCGCAAGTGGTCAGGCTGGGACAAGCCCTGCGAAGGCTGGATCAACATGACCTGGAAGAAGTCGCCTCGACGCGGCTGCTGATTTTTACCGCGCGAATGATCCGCTCCGGCATGAGCCCGCGTGAGGCGTGCATGGCCTGCCTGGCCGAGCCGCTCAGTGATGATCCGCTGACGGTTGCGGCGCTGATGGACGTGGTTGATGTCCACTTCGGCTGA
- a CDS encoding cytochrome c oxidase subunit 3, with protein MSTSAESRRVAPGHLPGDLAMWFFILAELSVFAILILAFAVTQALKPQLFGESRLLLNTSTGLAMTLSLLTAGLFAALAQEQVKRSRSRHGAVYLLAALLAASVYVVLKITEYRHLLASGLGMEHNTFFTLYWILTGFHFLHVLLGMVILGWLAERCRRGLYNAANRSGLESGVLYWHMVDLIWVLLFPLVYVLN; from the coding sequence ATGTCCACTTCGGCTGAGTCCAGACGCGTTGCACCGGGTCACTTGCCGGGTGATCTGGCGATGTGGTTTTTCATTCTGGCCGAGCTGTCGGTGTTCGCTATCCTGATTCTGGCGTTCGCCGTGACCCAGGCACTCAAGCCGCAGTTGTTCGGTGAAAGCCGTCTATTGCTCAACACCTCTACCGGCCTGGCGATGACCCTCAGCCTGCTCACCGCCGGGCTGTTCGCCGCGCTGGCTCAGGAGCAAGTCAAGCGTTCACGGTCTCGCCACGGCGCTGTCTACCTGCTGGCTGCGTTGCTCGCGGCCAGTGTCTACGTGGTGTTGAAGATCACGGAATACCGACACCTGCTGGCCTCGGGGCTGGGCATGGAGCACAACACGTTTTTCACCCTCTACTGGATACTCACCGGTTTTCATTTTCTCCATGTACTGCTCGGCATGGTCATCCTCGGCTGGCTGGCCGAGCGCTGCCGTCGTGGCCTGTACAACGCGGCCAACCGCAGCGGGCTTGAATCGGGTGTGCTGTATTGGCACATGGTCGATCTGATCTGGGTCCTGCTGTTTCCGCTGGTCTACGTTCTGAATTGA
- a CDS encoding cytochrome C oxidase subunit IV family protein, which translates to MSASRFLLVCWAALATLSVCTVVLAQAGATWLLSVAILLVAVGKAWLIADGFMEMRHAPRLWRRLMVSWALVLAAIVGLTLVLVG; encoded by the coding sequence ATGTCGGCTTCCAGGTTTTTGCTGGTCTGCTGGGCTGCGCTGGCCACATTAAGCGTGTGCACGGTGGTGCTGGCACAGGCGGGCGCGACGTGGCTGCTGTCGGTGGCCATATTGCTGGTGGCGGTTGGCAAGGCCTGGCTGATTGCCGATGGCTTTATGGAGATGCGCCACGCGCCGCGATTGTGGCGCCGGTTGATGGTGAGCTGGGCGTTGGTGTTGGCCGCCATTGTAGGGCTGACGCTGGTGTTGGTCGGTTAA
- a CDS encoding c-type cytochrome: MSETFTKGMARNIYFGGSIFFFMIFLALTYHTEQTFPERSNEAQLTESVIRGKTVWEQNNCIGCHTLLGEGAYFAPELGNVFQRRGGEAGFKPFLHAWMKMQPLGVPGRRAMPQFKLSEQEVDDIAEFLKWSSNINTNGWPPNKEG, encoded by the coding sequence ATGTCAGAGACCTTCACCAAAGGCATGGCCAGGAATATCTACTTCGGGGGAAGCATCTTCTTCTTCATGATATTCCTGGCCTTGACCTATCACACGGAACAGACCTTTCCAGAGCGCAGCAATGAAGCGCAGTTAACCGAATCCGTGATCCGCGGCAAGACGGTCTGGGAGCAAAACAATTGCATCGGCTGCCACACGCTGCTGGGCGAGGGCGCCTACTTTGCCCCTGAGCTGGGCAACGTGTTCCAGCGGCGCGGCGGGGAGGCGGGCTTTAAACCTTTTCTACATGCCTGGATGAAAATGCAGCCGCTGGGCGTACCGGGCCGGCGAGCGATGCCGCAGTTCAAGTTGAGCGAGCAGGAGGTGGATGACATCGCCGAGTTCCTCAAATGGAGCTCGAACATCAACACCAATGGCTGGCCGCCAAACAAGGAGGGCTAA
- a CDS encoding cbb3-type cytochrome c oxidase subunit I — MSIVNPHLKFASQAVAKPYFVFALMLFLGQVLFGLIMGVQYVIGDFLFPIIPFNVARMVHTNLLIVWLLFGFMGAAYYLIPEEADRELHSPKLAIILFWVFAAAGVLTILGYLLVPYAGLAKLTHNELLPTMGREFLEQPTITKMGIVVVCLGFLYNIGMTLLKGRKTTVSMVMMTGLIGLAVFFLFSFYNPGNLARDKFYWWWVVHLWVEGVWELIMGSMLAFVLIKITGVDREVVEKWLYVIIAMALITGIIGTGHHFFWIGAPEVWLWVGSIFSALEPLPFLAMVIFAFSMVKNRRRQHPNRAATLWAKGTTVTAFFGAGVWGFLHTLAPVNFYTHGSQLTAAHGHLAFYGAYAMIVMTLISYAMPRLRGLGEAADERSQTFEIWGFWLMTLSMVMITLFLTAAGVVQVYLQRWQADGIALPFMATVEQLQVLFWARLGAGLGFFAGLLCYLFSFKQRSRAALRAPAEVVPS, encoded by the coding sequence ATGAGCATTGTTAATCCACATCTGAAATTCGCCTCGCAAGCCGTGGCCAAACCGTACTTTGTGTTTGCCCTGATGCTGTTTCTCGGTCAGGTGCTGTTCGGTTTGATCATGGGGGTGCAATACGTGATCGGAGACTTTCTGTTCCCGATCATTCCCTTCAACGTGGCGCGGATGGTGCACACCAACCTGCTGATCGTCTGGCTGCTGTTCGGCTTCATGGGTGCTGCCTACTACCTGATTCCGGAAGAGGCCGACCGCGAACTGCACAGTCCGAAGCTGGCGATCATCCTGTTTTGGGTATTCGCCGCCGCGGGCGTGCTGACGATCCTAGGCTATCTGCTGGTGCCTTATGCGGGCCTGGCCAAACTGACCCACAACGAGTTGCTGCCGACCATGGGCCGGGAGTTCCTGGAGCAGCCGACCATTACCAAGATGGGCATTGTGGTGGTGTGCCTGGGCTTTCTCTACAACATCGGCATGACCCTGCTCAAAGGTCGCAAGACCACCGTCAGCATGGTGATGATGACCGGGCTGATCGGCCTTGCGGTGTTCTTCCTGTTCTCCTTCTATAACCCCGGCAACCTGGCCCGCGACAAGTTCTACTGGTGGTGGGTGGTGCATCTTTGGGTGGAAGGCGTGTGGGAACTGATCATGGGTTCGATGCTCGCTTTTGTCCTGATCAAGATCACCGGTGTCGACCGCGAAGTCGTGGAGAAATGGCTGTACGTGATCATCGCCATGGCGCTGATTACCGGGATCATCGGCACCGGTCACCACTTCTTCTGGATCGGTGCGCCCGAGGTCTGGTTGTGGGTCGGTTCGATCTTCTCGGCACTCGAACCGCTGCCGTTCCTGGCCATGGTGATCTTCGCCTTCAGCATGGTGAAGAATCGTCGCCGGCAACACCCGAACCGCGCCGCCACGCTGTGGGCCAAAGGCACCACGGTCACCGCGTTCTTCGGTGCGGGCGTCTGGGGCTTTCTGCACACCCTGGCGCCGGTCAACTTCTACACCCACGGTTCACAACTGACGGCGGCCCACGGTCACCTGGCCTTCTACGGTGCTTACGCGATGATTGTGATGACCTTGATCAGCTACGCCATGCCACGTTTGCGCGGGCTGGGTGAGGCCGCTGACGAGCGTTCGCAGACCTTCGAAATCTGGGGCTTCTGGTTGATGACGCTGTCGATGGTGATGATCACGCTGTTCCTGACCGCTGCCGGTGTCGTCCAGGTTTACCTTCAACGCTGGCAGGCCGACGGGATTGCGTTGCCATTCATGGCCACGGTCGAACAGCTGCAGGTGCTGTTCTGGGCCCGTTTGGGTGCCGGTCTCGGTTTCTTCGCAGGACTGCTGTGTTACCTGTTCAGCTTCAAGCAACGTAGTCGCGCCGCCTTGCGCGCTCCGGCTGAGGTTGTACCTTCATGA
- a CDS encoding nitric oxide reductase activation protein NorD yields the protein MAFTVELEEWVGSVWHRFITRRASPDFPEARVELASQQRPLALLFRAMGGANGIGVEAASDRDLLLRRNVLQQIAGTCKQVPLAWCDATNLRLPSSLAVFPEVALNEELYRWLALLAAQAGPMRHWGRDNQRWTQQLLRRYPALRARYKRLVDAHLQLRPDPASLNAGEAALERALCQALREPGSVEHFPRSERAAWPLPLWLYPPQNLASPQAADLGDESEESLTTSPGEQKGGRKRATRIDEGSRDGGLLIVRLENLFSWTEHVDLDRWSDDSEDPDAARVADDLDELSLSRTRLRKGGGLKLHLDLPPADVDDIPLGEGIKLPEWDYRKQQMRDSFVNLQMMVPRDCEAQPLPLRLKASAHRLRRQFEHLRNDRQWLRQQPQGSELDMQAWLDFHVEREHGQCAERGLFMEQRQTRRDLACLLLADVSMSTDAHLNDEHRVIDVIRDSLLLFGETLSVLGDDFALYGFSSLRRQQVRMQELKAFTQRYGDTTRGRIQGLKPGYYTRMGAAIRQATQLLGMSKRRSKLLLLLTDGKPNDLDLYEGRYGVEDTREAVLEARRQGLTPFCITIDREAGDYLPYMFGANGYTLIRQPEQLPLRLPQLYRQLTQP from the coding sequence ATGGCGTTTACCGTCGAACTGGAAGAGTGGGTAGGCAGTGTCTGGCATCGTTTTATCACCCGGCGTGCCAGCCCGGACTTCCCTGAAGCACGGGTTGAACTGGCCAGCCAGCAACGCCCGCTGGCGCTGTTGTTTCGTGCCATGGGCGGTGCCAATGGCATCGGTGTGGAAGCCGCCAGCGACCGCGACCTGCTGCTGCGCCGCAACGTGTTGCAGCAGATCGCCGGTACCTGCAAACAAGTGCCGTTGGCGTGGTGCGACGCGACGAACCTGCGCCTGCCGTCGAGCCTGGCGGTCTTCCCTGAAGTCGCATTGAATGAGGAGCTCTATCGCTGGCTCGCGTTGCTGGCGGCACAGGCCGGGCCGATGCGTCACTGGGGGCGGGACAATCAACGCTGGACGCAACAGCTGCTGCGACGCTATCCCGCTCTGCGTGCTCGTTACAAACGACTGGTCGATGCCCATCTGCAATTGCGCCCCGATCCGGCCTCGTTGAATGCCGGCGAAGCGGCTTTGGAGCGGGCGTTATGTCAGGCGTTGCGCGAACCTGGCAGTGTCGAACATTTCCCCCGCAGCGAACGGGCCGCCTGGCCGTTGCCGCTGTGGTTGTACCCGCCACAAAACCTCGCCAGCCCGCAGGCTGCCGATCTGGGCGATGAATCCGAAGAGTCGTTGACCACGTCGCCCGGCGAACAGAAAGGCGGGCGTAAACGCGCGACGCGAATCGATGAAGGCAGCCGCGACGGCGGGTTGTTAATCGTGCGCCTGGAGAACCTGTTCAGCTGGACCGAACACGTCGACCTGGATCGCTGGTCAGACGACAGCGAAGACCCGGACGCCGCCAGAGTCGCCGACGACCTGGACGAGTTGAGCCTGTCGCGCACCCGTCTGCGCAAGGGCGGCGGTCTGAAGCTGCACCTGGATTTGCCACCGGCCGATGTCGACGATATTCCCCTCGGCGAAGGCATCAAGTTGCCGGAGTGGGACTACCGTAAACAACAGATGCGGGACAGCTTCGTCAATCTGCAAATGATGGTGCCCCGCGACTGCGAGGCACAGCCGCTGCCATTACGGTTGAAGGCCTCGGCGCACCGCTTGCGACGCCAGTTCGAGCACCTGCGTAATGATCGCCAATGGTTACGCCAGCAACCCCAGGGCTCTGAGCTGGACATGCAGGCCTGGCTGGATTTTCACGTTGAGCGCGAGCATGGCCAGTGTGCCGAGCGCGGTCTGTTCATGGAGCAACGGCAGACCCGCCGCGACCTGGCGTGCCTGTTGCTGGCCGACGTGTCGATGTCTACCGACGCTCACCTGAATGATGAGCATCGCGTCATCGACGTTATCCGCGACAGCCTGCTGCTGTTCGGAGAAACCTTGTCGGTGCTGGGTGATGATTTCGCCCTGTACGGGTTTTCCTCGCTGCGTCGTCAGCAAGTGCGCATGCAGGAGCTCAAGGCGTTCACCCAGCGTTATGGCGACACCACTCGAGGTCGTATTCAAGGGCTCAAACCGGGGTATTACACGCGTATGGGCGCGGCCATTCGCCAGGCCACGCAACTATTGGGCATGAGCAAGCGGCGCAGCAAACTGTTGCTGTTGCTCACGGATGGCAAACCGAATGATCTGGATCTGTATGAAGGGCGCTACGGTGTTGAAGACACCCGCGAGGCGGTGCTGGAGGCGCGGCGTCAGGGGCTGACGCCGTTCTGCATCACGATCGATCGCGAGGCCGGGGATTACCTGCCGTACATGTTCGGCGCTAATGGCTACACCTTGATCCGTCAGCCTGAGCAGTTACCTCTGCGCTTGCCGCAGTTGTATCGCCAGCTGACCCAGCCTTGA
- a CDS encoding protein DnrP codes for MPVCLYCQHANPPQKVECRQCGMPLPALAEHAGERRQRRFMWFCIGLTIFCVTMFFWLPRSIS; via the coding sequence ATGCCCGTCTGCCTGTATTGCCAACATGCCAACCCACCACAAAAAGTCGAGTGCCGCCAATGCGGCATGCCCCTGCCGGCATTGGCCGAACACGCCGGAGAACGTCGGCAGCGCCGATTCATGTGGTTCTGCATCGGCCTGACGATCTTCTGCGTGACGATGTTTTTCTGGCTGCCGCGCAGCATCAGCTGA
- a CDS encoding Crp/Fnr family transcriptional regulator, producing the protein MVLHRVHHQILRSHHLFEPLNEEQLDELMSTSHLLSIDKGEPLFRQGEPADSFYFIIAGAVKIYRLTPDGQEKVFEVISDRQTFAEAMMLMDTPNYVASAEAICPTQLYRLSNSTYMRLLQSNSRLTFALLGKLCVRLHQRVNEIETLSLKNATHRVVRYLLTQLVRQQTVDSQFELPMAKQLIAGHLSIQPETFSRIIRRLIDENIITQDGRQIAILDRLRLEQFE; encoded by the coding sequence ATGGTGCTTCATCGCGTCCATCACCAGATTCTGCGCAGTCATCACTTGTTCGAGCCGTTGAACGAAGAACAGCTGGATGAACTGATGAGTACCAGCCACTTGCTGAGCATCGATAAGGGCGAGCCGCTGTTTCGTCAGGGTGAGCCGGCCGATTCGTTCTATTTCATCATTGCCGGCGCGGTGAAAATCTACCGGCTGACACCCGATGGGCAGGAAAAAGTGTTCGAGGTCATCAGCGATCGGCAAACCTTCGCCGAGGCGATGATGCTGATGGACACCCCGAACTATGTGGCCTCGGCCGAAGCGATCTGCCCCACCCAGCTCTATCGGTTATCCAACAGCACCTACATGCGCCTGCTGCAGAGCAATAGCCGGCTGACCTTTGCACTGCTGGGCAAGCTCTGCGTTCGCTTGCATCAACGGGTCAACGAAATCGAAACCCTGTCACTGAAAAACGCCACCCACCGGGTCGTGCGTTATTTGCTGACGCAACTGGTGCGCCAGCAAACCGTTGACAGCCAATTCGAGTTGCCGATGGCCAAGCAACTGATTGCCGGCCATCTGTCGATCCAGCCGGAAACCTTTTCGCGGATCATCCGCCGCTTGATCGATGAAAACATCATTACTCAGGACGGCCGTCAGATCGCCATTCTTGATCGCCTGCGCCTGGAACAGTTCGAGTGA
- a CDS encoding NnrS family protein — protein sequence MQVLDRRKAMAITPLFRLAFRPFFLAGSLLAVLAIPLWLAAFSGSISNWQPAGGWLGWHRHELLFGFGLAIIAGFLLTAVQTWTGRPGLSGKPLAALALLWLLARVAWLANAPRPLLAVLEMAFPLAVAVLMGFTLWKVRQKRNYPIVVVLLLLAAADGLSLYGLVEGHEGWQRQGVLTGIWLVAAMMGLIGGRVIPFFIQRGLGKVDGVAPWPWLDWLLLIGSPLVALLYAAGPALAPNLWVGLLFAVLAAGHLVRLVRWHDRALWHVPLLWSLYLAYGWLAVACLGMALWHFGVSINPSLAVHCLTIGAMGGLVLAMIARVSLGHTGRALEPPSGMTLAFILLNLACLSRVVLIEFFPLPALWLAGLCWALAFALYVWRYGPMLLRARVDGHPG from the coding sequence ATGCAAGTGCTTGACCGCCGTAAAGCAATGGCAATCACGCCGCTGTTTCGTCTGGCCTTTCGACCATTTTTCCTCGCCGGTAGCCTCTTGGCGGTGCTGGCCATACCGCTCTGGCTGGCGGCCTTCAGTGGCTCGATTTCCAACTGGCAGCCGGCAGGCGGCTGGCTGGGCTGGCATCGGCATGAATTGTTGTTCGGGTTCGGCTTGGCGATTATCGCGGGCTTTCTGCTGACGGCCGTGCAGACCTGGACCGGTCGCCCCGGCCTCAGCGGCAAACCGTTGGCCGCTCTGGCGCTGCTGTGGTTATTGGCACGAGTGGCCTGGCTGGCCAATGCGCCGCGGCCGTTGCTCGCGGTGCTGGAAATGGCGTTCCCGTTGGCGGTGGCGGTGCTCATGGGCTTCACCTTGTGGAAGGTGCGGCAGAAACGTAACTACCCGATTGTGGTGGTTCTGCTGTTGTTGGCCGCGGCCGACGGGTTGTCCTTGTACGGCCTGGTCGAGGGGCATGAAGGCTGGCAGCGCCAAGGTGTGCTGACCGGCATTTGGTTGGTGGCGGCGATGATGGGGTTGATCGGCGGGCGGGTGATTCCGTTCTTCATCCAGCGTGGCCTCGGCAAGGTCGATGGCGTTGCCCCTTGGCCATGGCTGGATTGGCTGTTGCTGATTGGCTCGCCCCTCGTGGCGTTGTTATATGCCGCTGGACCTGCGCTTGCCCCCAATCTCTGGGTGGGCCTGTTGTTCGCCGTGTTGGCCGCAGGGCATCTGGTGCGCCTGGTTCGCTGGCATGATCGCGCCCTCTGGCACGTGCCGTTGCTATGGTCGTTGTACCTGGCTTATGGCTGGTTGGCGGTGGCGTGTCTCGGGATGGCGCTGTGGCATTTCGGTGTGTCGATTAACCCGAGTCTGGCGGTGCATTGCCTGACCATCGGTGCCATGGGTGGCCTGGTGCTGGCGATGATTGCGCGGGTCAGCCTCGGGCATACAGGCCGTGCGCTGGAACCGCCGTCGGGGATGACCCTGGCGTTCATCTTGCTCAACCTGGCGTGCCTGAGCCGGGTCGTGTTGATCGAGTTCTTTCCCTTGCCGGCATTGTGGCTGGCCGGTCTGTGCTGGGCGTTGGCGTTTGCGCTGTATGTCTGGCGCTATGGGCCGATGCTGTTGCGGGCCCGGGTCGACGGTCATCCGGGATGA
- the ytfE gene encoding iron-sulfur cluster repair protein YtfE, with protein MSQTLLEQSLGQLACDIPGATRIFHTFKLDFCCGGHKSLREAALGKNLDPLLIADALNILQDAGETQHDWRNEPLELLIAHLLTRYHARHREQLPELIRLARRVEQVHGARSSCPNGLADLLTDMQQELEGHMLKEEQVLFPMLQQGIGPQAAPPIQVLRFEHDQHGEALEKMLTLTNHIIPPADACNTWRALYRGLLEFKDDLMQHIHLENNVLFINALNPRH; from the coding sequence ATGAGCCAGACCCTATTGGAACAAAGCCTCGGCCAACTGGCCTGCGACATTCCCGGTGCCACCCGGATCTTCCATACCTTCAAACTGGACTTCTGTTGCGGCGGGCATAAAAGCCTGCGTGAAGCAGCCCTTGGCAAAAACCTCGATCCGCTCCTCATTGCCGACGCCCTGAACATTCTGCAAGACGCCGGCGAAACCCAGCACGATTGGCGTAACGAACCTTTGGAACTGTTGATCGCCCACCTTCTGACGCGCTATCACGCCCGTCACCGCGAGCAATTGCCGGAACTGATCCGTCTGGCCCGCCGCGTCGAGCAGGTCCATGGCGCGCGCAGCAGCTGCCCCAACGGCTTGGCCGATCTTCTGACCGACATGCAACAAGAACTCGAAGGCCACATGCTCAAGGAAGAACAGGTGCTGTTCCCGATGCTGCAACAAGGCATCGGCCCTCAAGCGGCTCCGCCGATTCAGGTGTTGCGCTTCGAACATGATCAACATGGCGAAGCACTGGAGAAAATGCTCACCCTGACCAATCACATCATCCCGCCTGCCGATGCCTGCAACACCTGGCGTGCGCTCTACCGCGGGCTGCTGGAATTCAAAGACGACCTGATGCAACACATCCATCTGGAAAACAACGTGCTGTTCATCAATGCCCTGAACCCTCGCCATTGA